The genomic stretch agtatttcgaccttcatcatagataggtctttatagtctctgacgagtatatgttcactacttgatagcctttgtgttcctgactagtggatttatatccaagttggggcatgacctcaggtacttattttgatagtatgggttcagcttaagtactagccaacccttcggtggtgtccttagggtactcacttcactttgttttaaaaaaaagttgtgggtcttgggtgcggtggtgtgtatccgcatgtctaggtctcttgtgattttaggctagggttgtgttgtctcttggccatgttttcttaatagtaaccgctgagccaagataccggttcgattaccttccctacctcgtggtatagactcgagttacaaagtgactattgacggggctaagaacttatgcctgtctttgatatattgccctttcttgtatggtgattttatgaactgtaataggtgagatgtaagcgattctgattgataaagtttggattactatttgttatatgactcacatgatagtttagtttggtcagtttaggggtcatttgctagaatacatgataagtaaatgggttatcaaattgtttacatgttacattacatgttacattaattttgacgattcgtggctgggaggactcgaagttactccccactgaattgtggctttcgtgtttgtataaaatgcgattgacaggttgttgatgctttgtttggggtcacagacggctagtgagcaaggaaccttggacctagttttggctattctattagtaaaccttttatacttttggtttgtatataatttgaagggacatatgtctccctttctatttttggtttgtatccttatatttccgcgtctttagttatatatgtaagttagtctatcagctgttgcagggttatgacactcttcttgagttggaatggttgtgaatggtttaggaagaaattttttgaaattgtaggtttttgactagttgaaccatttacaaacatatcctacccgTTTTTCCGTAGAAATTACGCATTTAAGTAATTAAATAACGCTATATTTTAacaattagtagattatacaactggttgtatgtaGTTTATGTACAACATTTTCAATGTTGTCGAGTTTTGTTATAAAGTTGTCGAGCTTTACTAACAAAATTGTCGAGTTacaatacaaagttattgagcttaagaggaataattattaaactcaataactttttaaattagctcaataacttataaaatagctcgacaactttgtgtaaagaactcaacaactttgaggcggttgtacaatgctaatatacaactggttgtaagatAGTATTATGTCACAGAAATAAATCTACATTTATTTTGTTAACAGAATGAACAAAGGATGCATTATTACAAGTATTATGATTATTGAACACCCTAAGTTTGTACAAGTCTCCACATCTTTTACCATAAGCAACAGTAGTTTTACTTGAATGGTCCTGAAATAAACAAGCATCATGTAAAAAAGTGACAGCTAAGTGAGATCTGGTTATCAATTTTCCAACAGACAAGAGGTTAGGTTGAAAATCAGGTATAAGCAAGACATCAAACAAGATAATATCTGAAGTCAAGTAAACTGTCCCAGTTTTATGTACTGGTTTCAGTGTCCCATCAGGTAAAGCAACAAATAAAGGATGTGACAGAACTACAATATTATGCAACAGGGAAATATCTGATGTCATATGATCAGATGCTCCAGTGTCAATAACCCAATCTTTATAATTGGAAGACCCATAATTAGCACAAGAATAGGGTAGAGTGATACCTGCAAAATGACTAAAAGGTTGAGAAGCTGGTCCATCAGAACTAGAAGAAGAAGTCTTTTCAGACAAAGCCTGTAGAACCTTGTGTGTTACTGAATCAACAATCCCCTGCACAATGTCTGGTGAAACTTGAGAAGCAACAGATGCATCAACAGGTGCAAAAGGTATTTGAGCAGCTTGAAATGAACCCATTGGATTATTGTAACCATAGGAAGTGGGGTAAAAAGGGTTATAATTGCCATACTGGCCAGCACAAGAAGGAACAGAACCATAAACTGCAGCATACTCAGTATCCTGATTGTGACTAACTTCAACATTACTGGCAGTCTTTGGTGGTGGAGGTACTGGTGTTACAGTTTCAGCAGAGTTACTGGATTTCTTTGCCTGTTTGGCTTTCCATGCCTTGAACTTATAACAATGCTCAATTATGTGACCCTTAATGTCACAAAAGAGACATGTCTGTAGCTGAAAACAGTCTGCAGTTTTATGATTTGTCTTCCCACACTGAGCACACGGTGGATTATCAAATTGCCCAACAACTATACCCTGACCAAAATTATCTTTAGACTTTTTGTTTCTGTTATTATCTTCAGCTGTCTTATGACCATTAAACCTTTTCTTGGCAGCATAGGCTACACTCTCAGTAACAACAGAACCAGAACTATCATTAATAGATTTCTGGCGTTCTATCTTTTGTAAGATACCTAATGCTTTGTTTATGGGTGGCAAAGGTTCCATAGACAAGAGAGACGACTGAACTTGTTCATACCCAGCATGCAAACCCATAAGCAATTGAATCAATTTCGATTGTGTTTCCCTTTCAACCAATCTCTTCAACATATTACATGTACACTTGGTCATGACGCCACAAATACATTGAGGGACGGGATCCATATGATCTATGTTTTCCCATAAACCCTTAATCTTACTATAGTAATCTACCAAGGAGGCATTTTCTTGTTTAACATTGGCGAGTTCTTTCTTTAACTCGTACAATTCAAGAACATTTAATTGCCCAAAACGTTCAACTAACTCAGACCACAAATGCTTAGAAGACTGAGTATATTGAAAATTATCTTGTAAAGTTTTGATCATAGAATTTTTAATCCAACGTGAGACAAATATATCACAACGAATCCAGGCGTTGTACCTCTTATCAGTTTTCTCAGGAAGCATGCATTCTCCAGAAATAAAACCTATCTTGTTCTTGGAAAGCAGAGCTTGAATGATCTCGCGCTGCCATTGGCGAAAATTAGAGCCATCGAAGACTGTTTCTGAAAGCTTCAACCCAGGCTGGTCAGTGGGAGACAGGAACAAAGGATCATCAAGcggagaaaaaaaaagagaatctGGTTCAGGTTGAGACATATTTGATTGATGATTATTGGATTTGTGATGAATATGTGAAGATAAAGATTCAAAGATTTATCAATGAATCTGTTTGTTTATGTTTGCGGAAGCGTTTTTAGGATCAATACCACTGATACCATATGAATTGTAGTGAAATCAGATTATGGTAGTTAAGCTGtaacaatgatgatgaatataAGAGAGATGAGAGAAAGAAGAAGGAAAAGTAATCTGAATATTCTGAATTAATTCTCAATGTATTACAGCGTTGGGGTATATATACTAGTTTGTTAGGTGAAGTATAATTAAGTTAGTTATGCCTAACTAACTTCCTAACAGACTCAGACTCAATATTCCACACAACTGATGCACAATTCCTATAAAAGAAAACAGAGTTAGGCGTAAAAAGAGAGTATGGTTTATTCCACTGAATTAATAAGACGACGCTtgcaaaaaaatagaaaatgagTCAATTGATCGATTTGCTACCGAAATATCTCACTCACTGGTACACATTTAATAAGGATGTTGATCTGATATACTCCCTCGGGTCCGAATTATTTCTGAGATTCAAAGGTACTAATATATGTAATATGTTAATTGTCCATCGGTGTTATTTATAAAACAAAGATAAGTCTCCATAGCTTCATTTTAACAGATGGAAAATGAGTTAGTGTCACTGGGTGACACTTAATCTCGGCGTCATCCTTTCACATGTAATAATTGGGAACCCCTTCAATAAAAAATGTATGTGAGAGGTTGGCACCCAATCTCGACGTTACCCGGTGGCGCCCTCTCATTAACATATAATATGTAACTAGTTTTTGTACCCGTGAAAATCAGGGGTTGCAATTGAGATTAATTGTTTAAGTTTATGCATAAGTGTAACATTATTAGTATGAAAAATGTTGACATTTTTATAGCCTTGTGTAATTGTGTGTTACTTAACAGAGTTAACACAACTCACAAAGATGTGAGTAAATACCGAAGAGGTCTTAGCCTACTGGTTAAGACAGAGGTATTGGGGACAATAGGTCTCAGGTTCGAATCCCTCTTCCCCACTATTATAATGCGACTAAATGCGCGCTTCGATTGACCAAAAAAAAAGATGTGAGTAAATAGACCTAATATAGGATGGATGTAATATGGAACTACTTAATTGGACATTGAGAACTATGATACAAAATTAATTGACTGTATTGATTGAATAAGTGATAGGTCGTTGATCATTTTCATCATTGGccaatatttttttattttaaatttgttTCTCATATATTTTTATCATTAACCGTGTCAATTTCACATGAACCACTTAACGTAGGCCCTGATTTTTTCTTTtggattaatttatttattttatcgtcatatatttattttattgcaATAATAATTGATTATATAATACGATCGATGTTGTAACAAAAAAATATTATAGTGACGTAATGTGATTATTTTTTTGCGAGATAACTTATTTTAACAATAAAATCCTAAAATTAGAATTTAGAATTTACTTTGATTTTTATTTGTTGTTTGAGTCGTTTAATTTACTTTGAAGTTTGAAAGACAAATTTTGATGTATGTTTGTGGTGCTCTAGTTTGTATTTAACGCTACAAATTGCTTAGACGTttacttttttcttttttaaataagaaataatattgtAACATGTTAAAATTCTTTTAAAAGAGGGAATGGTGTAATGtggtggttttttttttctttattgtattttttttctttcttgttAATAAATGACTTGCTGATGTGGAGATGAGTTGTGTAAATAGATGAAAATATTGATGTGGCATTAAAATAGGtgtttagtttgtcttttaattattatatatatagaTATGTTAATTGTCCATTGGTGTTATTTTTGAGGTGCAAGAAAAAGAGAGaataaaaatatgaaatgttAATTCGAATACACCTTCATATTTCTCGTGTAGTCTCTCCATCCCAGTCATATCTAGAGATTCAAATGTATTCTATGTAATATCTTAATTGTCCATGGGTGTTATTGTTTGTCTCGATTGTCTATTTATAAAACAAAGATAAGTCTCCATAGCTTCATTTTAACAACCAAAACCCTACGTATATATGCATTAACCttaaaaaacaattaaaattgcATGAATTGTCATTAGAAAAACAGAAATATATATATAAGTAGTCTCCATAGCTtcattttttgggttttttgggttttttgggtttttttggttgttgttgttgacgacTGGTTGTTTTGGGAGGGGTTGAAGGTGTTGGTGGTAAATCAACACTAGTTGCTGGCACGGGTGGTTCAATAGAAGGTTGTGGTGGTAGGACTTGCTCCAGAGGAGTTGCTTGTGGTGCAACGGATTGTGTTGTGGGAAGCTGAACTGAATTTTTGGTTTTGTTGTTATCGGATTCAGCATAAACATTTCTAGCCAACGCGACGAGGGCTAGAACTAAAATGCCTAATACCATAGTAGTATTTTTTTGGGTTATTGCCCTCATTTTTGAGAGGTGAGAGCAAATTAGATGTGTATAATTAAGGTTGGATTATTAAGCTGAATAATACCTTGCTCTATTTATATACATTAAAATCATGTAAAATGTAGTCTTAATCACGTTTGTAAATAGTGATGAACTTGTGCTTCTCCACTATTTCATGTTGCTCATTTTATTCCCAAGATTATCATGGATTTTGTTGTCAGTTTGTTATCTTTCGttaaatttaattatttttatttccACTAAAAACCATTAATATTTGATTATAATATTCTTATTTTTGGTTAGTTAATCGGTTTTTCTAATGTGTTGATCAGGATCGGAGTATCCCCTTATCGACAACTGAGACAATCTCTATcagggtactgaaggcaatttaatgggtagACATTTGATTTTTTCATTTGCAGGGTCAGAAATCGAATCTCGACCACTTGTTTAAAAAAGAGCCCTTACAAGTTACCACTTATACCAACCAACTTTAGTATAACCGATTATATTatattgttgatggttgtgatgcTGAACATTCTTGAATAAGTAATTTCTCTTAATTGCCGGCTACTAATCATATcttattaatataaaattttcCATTATGTTAATTATTAATGTTAATCTTATTCTCAAGACAGACAAGGTCCTAAATTTTTAATAAAAGTGTattttaagggagtaattttagaaaaaaaaaattatacactactacaaaaaatgTCAAAGAAACCGGTTAAAAACGCTATAAGAAACCAGTTTATGTGTCTTAGCCTAAGAGACTGGTTATTTAAACCAGTTTCTTTGGTTATATCAAAGAAACCGGTTGTCATCAAAAACTGGTTTCTTTGAACAATGGATTAGATAGACACCAGTTATTGGCCAAAAACGGTGTCTTTGATATTATCTTTGAAACCGATTTCGGACTAAAACCGGTCTCTTTGATTTTCTCTTTGGAACCGGTTTCGAGCTAAAACCGGTCTCTTACATTTTAtttaataacaaaaaaaaaaatacaatttaaAAATGTCCAGACCTACATTTTAATCAAAAATAATAATCACTAAAATATTACacttattaaattacataatcaCCATCAACTTCAAAAagccaccaatcaattatacaagGAATCAATCTAGCAAAATAATAACTCTTCAAGTTAACTTTGTCGTCAATATCATCTAATCTGCACCCAAACTTGAAGTCATGACACTAGCCTTGCTCCTGCACAAAGGGAAAAAAACCAAGCAATAAAAACTGAATTTCTGTAGATACCTATTGCAATATGATACTTGACATGCAGAGCTAATTTTAAAAATGGATTGACAGTAGCTAGATATGTACTAGGTACGCCATATTCAAGAAACTAAGAAAATTACTCTAAGAGACCGCTAGTCAATGGCGCGGAATAAGGATATTCACAAACAATCTGATGGCCAATAAGTAACTATATTAGAAAGGTCAATGTTCCATGAAATATGTGAAGTAAGCAATAACAAAATAAATTCAAGCCTCTAACACTTGATCAACGATTATACACAACAATGTTAAGGAAACATTTACAACATTGCACCTTACATAAAGCCAGCTCAGAGA from Silene latifolia isolate original U9 population chromosome 5, ASM4854445v1, whole genome shotgun sequence encodes the following:
- the LOC141654929 gene encoding uncharacterized protein LOC141654929 — encoded protein: MSQPEPDSLFFSPLDDPLFLSPTDQPGLKLSETVFDGSNFRQWQREIIQALLSKNKIGFISGECMLPEKTDKRYNAWIRCDIFVSRWIKNSMIKTLQDNFQYTQSSKHLWSELVERFGQLNVLELYELKKELANVKQENASLVDYYSKIKGLWENIDHMDPVPQCICGVMTKCTCNMLKRLVERETQSKLIQLLMGLHAGYEQVQSSLLSMEPLPPINKALGILQKIERQKSINDSSGSVVTESVAYAAKKRFNGHKTAEDNNRNKKSKDNFGQGIVVGQFDNPPCAQCGKTNHKTADCFQLQTCLFCDIKGHIIEHCYKFKAWKAKQAKKSSNSAETVTPVPPPPKTASNVEVSHNQDTEYAAVYGSVPSCAGQYGNYNPFYPTSYGYNNPMGSFQAAQIPFAPVDASVASQVSPDIVQGIVDSVTHKVLQALSEKTSSSSSDGPASQPFSHFAGITLPYSCANYGSSNYKDWVIDTGASDHMTSDISLLHNIVVLSHPLFVALPDGTLKPVHKTGTVYLTSDIILFDVLLIPDFQPNLLSVGKLITRSHLAVTFLHDACLFQDHSSKTTVAYGKRCGDLYKLRVFNNHNTCNNASFVHSVNKINVDLFL